The window CATCCCTTGGCCGCCTCCACCCACCGCTTCCACTCTCCGCTGGCGTCACCCACAGTGAGTTGGCTCTGGTTCCGCACCAGCGGCTGCCTGAGCAACAGAGGTTCCTCGACGAGCGTGTCCATCCAACGCTCGTCCGACAGGTGCGCCGCCCTCAGCCCGAGCTCGGCGTAGCGCTTCGAGCTCTCGTCCACCAGAGAGGTCACGCCGAACTTCTGGACGAAGCGGGAGAGCTCGCCTTTGGAGGGTCCCTTCACCGCGAAGTCCACGAAATGGACCGGGATGCGGCGGTCCGCGAAGAAGCGAAGGGCTGCGCGTGTCTCCTTGCTCTTCTTGGTTCCGAAGATCTGGATGTTCACGGTCCGACCTCGGGAAACAGGATCGCCTCGATCTTGTCCGACAACTCGTTTCGGAAATACGGCGCCCCGCTGTCCTCGGCGGGGCCACGACTGGTCACGACCGCCACGATCACGTCCCGATCGAGGTAGTGGTTCAGGATGGCGTTGTCGCCCCAGTCCTCATTCCCTCGCGCGTTGAGCACGCGCCCCACGTTCGGCCGTTCGCTCAGGAAGGCGCCGTAGGTGGACGCGCCGAGGGACATCTCGTCACGGGGCGTCCAGAGGACCGAGCGCGCCTCGGCGCTGAGCACGTCACCTTCTTCCAGAGCGTGCTCGTACCGGACCAGATCCCGGGCCGTGATGAGCAGCCCGGCGGAGGAGAGCATGCCGTAGTTGCGCCGGGTGATCTGACGCCCGAGCGAGCGGAGCGGCTGACTGACCACGTGGGCGTCTCGGACGTCGACTTCTGCCCAGTGGGCGGCGTGCTCCAGACAGGCCGGCCCGAAGATCTTCTCTGCCAGGAGCCGCTCGTAAGGACGGTCGTACACGGTTTCGAGGACGATGCCGAGCAGGTCGTACCCGTCATTCGAGTAGCGAAAGCGCCCGGCGCGCTCGGGATCGGGAGGCGCCTCGCCCAAGGCCGAGAGTGCCTCGGCTCGGGCGGTCTCCTGCTCGCCGCGGTAGGACGAACCCAGACCCGAGCGGTGGGCCAGCAGATCGGCCAACGTCAACGGGCCCAACGTCCCGGGAGCGTCGGACAACACGGTCCCCAGCGAGTCGTCCAGCTCCAGACGGCCCTCCTCCACGGCCTTCATCACCAGCGCGGCCGTGAAGTACTTGGTGATCGACGCGACGTGGAACAGAGTGGTCGCGCCGACAGGGACGGCTCCGTCCAGCGCGGCGTTTCCGGCCACCCGATCGTAGATCAGGGCGCCGTCGCGTAGGATCGCGACCCCTCCTGCAAAGCCTCTCGAGGCCGCATCGTCGACGACTTCGTCGAAGCGCCTCTGCAGCGCTGCATCGATCCGGCGTTCGAGCGGAGCACACTGGCCCACCGACGCGCCGGCTCGATCGTTCACCGACCGGACACGAGGTGCATTGGTCTGGCTCATCAGGAGCAGCCCGACCCCAAGCGCCGCTCCCACACCCACGATCATCTTCATGGACGGTCCATGCAGAAGTGGCGGAGACGGGCCCGGTCGGCGCGTCTGCGACCGACCCTACCCCGGTGTGGCCGCCCCCGTTACACCACAGCCTCCTCGTCGATGCCGCAGGACCGGGGCAGCCTGGCCGCTGCGCGGTCCGCTCCCCATGATGGTCCGCGACGATCCGCCCCGACCGCACGGAAGGAAGCCATGCGCCGTCCGCTCCTCATCCTCGTCGCAGTCCTCCTCGGCGGCACCGCCTTCGGTCCCCGCCCCTCGCCGCTCCAGGGGCAGGCCCCGGCCGTCTCCAGCGCTGCCGAGACCATTCGCGTGCCCGGGCTGGCCGCGCCCGTCGAGATCCTCAAGGACCGTTGGGGCATCAACCACATCTACGCGGAGAACCAGGCAGACCTGTTCTTCGCCCAGGGGTACGCGGCTGCCCGCGACCGCACGTTCCAGTTCGAGCTGTGGCGTCGGCAGGCCACGGGTACCGTCGCGGAGATCCTGGGTGCGGCGGAGGTGGACCGCGACCGCGGCACGCGCCTTTTCATGTTCCGCGGCAATCTCGAGCAGGAGCTCAGCCATTACCATCCGGACGGGGTCGAGATCGTCGAGTCCTATGTCCGAGGCGTGAACGCCTGGATCGAGGAAACGGAACGCGATCCCACGCTCCTGCCCGTCGAGTTCGAGCTGCTGGGCATTCGGCCGGGTCGCTGGACACCGGACGTGGTGATCTCACGGCACCAGGGGCTGCTGGGCAACATCGGCGCGGAGTTGGGCTACGGCCGCGCCGTGCACGCGGTAGGCGCCGATCGGGTGCGCTCGCTCGAGTATTTCCATCCGGCCGCGCCGGGCGATCCCGACCTCACGCTCGATCCCGTCATCGACGGCTCGCTGCTCTCGCAGGATATCCTGCGGCTGTACAACGCGTTTCGTCGGCCGGTGCAGTTCCGGCCCGAACACATCGTCGACCCCGCGATGCGAAACCGAGCCGATCGCGACGCCGAGGACGGCTACGAGCAGCTCGCCGCGGCCACGCGTGCGGAGATCGACCGTCTGAACACCGAAGCGCGCGCCGATATCGGCAGCAACAACTGGGTGGTTGACGGCACGCGCAGCCTCTCCGGCTTCCCGATGATGGCCAACGACCCGCACCGGGCGCAGGGAGCGCCGTCGCTGCGCTACTGGGCTCATCTGGTGGCACCCGGCTGGAACGTGATCGGGGGCGGGGAGCCGACCATTCCTGGCATCTCCATCGGGCACAACGAATACGGCGCCTGGGGCCTGACGGTGTTCAGCACCGACGGGGAAGACCTGTACGTCTACGAGACCAACCCGGCGGACCCCGACCAGTACCGCTATCAGGGCCGCTGGGAGGATATGCGGGTCGTCGTGGACACGATCCGCGTCAAAGGGGCCGCGCCGGTCGTGGTCGAGCTCAAATACACGAGGCACGGCCCGGTCGTGCACGAAGACGCGTCGAACCACGTCGCCTACGCCGTGCGCGCCGCCTGGATGGAGATCGGCGGCTCTCCCTACCTGGCCAGTTTGCGCATGGACCAGGCGCGCACCTGGGAGGAGTTCGTGGAGGCCTGCAACTACTCCAACATCCCGGGCGAAAACATGGTGTGGGCCGATCGGGCCGGCACCATCGGCTGGCAGGCCGTGGGGATCGCGCCGATCCGACGCAACTGGAGCGGCCTGGTCCCTGTCCCGGGCGACGGCCGCTACGAGTGGGACGGCTACCTGCCCATCAGGTCCAAGCCGCACGTGATCAACCCTGCCGTCGGCTACTTCGGCACTGCCAACTCCAACCTCACGGCGCTGGACTATCCGCACCGTCGTGAGGCCGTGGGCTGGGAGTGGGCCGACCCCTATCGATGGGCCCGCGTGAACGAGGTGTTGGACGGCGGGCGGAAGCTCGCGATCGCTGACATGATGCGGTTGCAGACCGACTACACATCGATTCCGGCACGTACGCTGGTTCCCCTGCTGCGGGACGTCTCGTCGGGCAACGCCACAGCCGAGGCCGCCCGCCGCATGCTGCTCAACTGGGGGTCGAGCAGCACACGCGATCCCGAGTCCACCGGTCCATTCGTGCTGGAGCCGACCTCGATCGAAGCGGGCATCTACGTCGCGTGGGAGCGCGCGCTGCGTGACGAGGTTCGCGACGCCATGGTGCGTCCGGGTGAGCGGGAGCACTTCGGATCGCTTTCCCTGAAACGGACCCTCGACTGGCTCACTGCCCCGCCGGGCGAGTTCGGAGCCATGGATCCACAGGTGACGGCGGGGCGCACCTCGATCGGTGACCCGCTCGCAGGGCGGGACGCGCTGCTGGTGAAGGCGCTGGAGGACGCGGTGGCGAGCCTCCGCCGACA is drawn from Gemmatimonadota bacterium and contains these coding sequences:
- a CDS encoding arsenate reductase family protein; its protein translation is MNIQIFGTKKSKETRAALRFFADRRIPVHFVDFAVKGPSKGELSRFVQKFGVTSLVDESSKRYAELGLRAAHLSDERWMDTLVEEPLLLRQPLVRNQSQLTVGDASGEWKRWVEAAKG
- a CDS encoding serine hydrolase domain-containing protein: MKMIVGVGAALGVGLLLMSQTNAPRVRSVNDRAGASVGQCAPLERRIDAALQRRFDEVVDDAASRGFAGGVAILRDGALIYDRVAGNAALDGAVPVGATTLFHVASITKYFTAALVMKAVEEGRLELDDSLGTVLSDAPGTLGPLTLADLLAHRSGLGSSYRGEQETARAEALSALGEAPPDPERAGRFRYSNDGYDLLGIVLETVYDRPYERLLAEKIFGPACLEHAAHWAEVDVRDAHVVSQPLRSLGRQITRRNYGMLSSAGLLITARDLVRYEHALEEGDVLSAEARSVLWTPRDEMSLGASTYGAFLSERPNVGRVLNARGNEDWGDNAILNHYLDRDVIVAVVTSRGPAEDSGAPYFRNELSDKIEAILFPEVGP
- a CDS encoding penicillin acylase family protein, producing MRRPLLILVAVLLGGTAFGPRPSPLQGQAPAVSSAAETIRVPGLAAPVEILKDRWGINHIYAENQADLFFAQGYAAARDRTFQFELWRRQATGTVAEILGAAEVDRDRGTRLFMFRGNLEQELSHYHPDGVEIVESYVRGVNAWIEETERDPTLLPVEFELLGIRPGRWTPDVVISRHQGLLGNIGAELGYGRAVHAVGADRVRSLEYFHPAAPGDPDLTLDPVIDGSLLSQDILRLYNAFRRPVQFRPEHIVDPAMRNRADRDAEDGYEQLAAATRAEIDRLNTEARADIGSNNWVVDGTRSLSGFPMMANDPHRAQGAPSLRYWAHLVAPGWNVIGGGEPTIPGISIGHNEYGAWGLTVFSTDGEDLYVYETNPADPDQYRYQGRWEDMRVVVDTIRVKGAAPVVVELKYTRHGPVVHEDASNHVAYAVRAAWMEIGGSPYLASLRMDQARTWEEFVEACNYSNIPGENMVWADRAGTIGWQAVGIAPIRRNWSGLVPVPGDGRYEWDGYLPIRSKPHVINPAVGYFGTANSNLTALDYPHRREAVGWEWADPYRWARVNEVLDGGRKLAIADMMRLQTDYTSIPARTLVPLLRDVSSGNATAEAARRMLLNWGSSSTRDPESTGPFVLEPTSIEAGIYVAWERALRDEVRDAMVRPGEREHFGSLSLKRTLDWLTAPPGEFGAMDPQVTAGRTSIGDPLAGRDALLVKALEDAVASLRRQLGSDMKGWRYGQERYKHALIRHPLSAAVNAGLRARLDVGPAPRGGDGSTVGATGGGDNQTSGASFRIIVDTEHWDNAVGTNTPGQAGDPDDPHYRDLFPLWAADRYFPVVYSRARVEAATESRQRLTPR